The region CTGACACGGCCTCCTCTTTGCTGATCTCTTCAATGGGTCTATCCTCTGGGAACAATCTGCGCAGAATCGGAATGGCAAGATGGGCACCAAATCCGGTCGCAAGATGTGGAGCCGAGAATGTAGTACCGAGCAAGTCAGCGGAGCTCAAGAAGGCCTTCTTGTCCGAATCGAACCCAGCCACGAGAATATGGTTCCACAAAGGGTTAAACTCGGAGCGTCGCTTGTAAAAGACTTTGGACAGATATGTGTGGAGATTTTTGGCGTTGAGCTGGTTGCCATGCGCCGAGTAGTTTTCCTTGATATCGATGGACTCTAAAAGACGGTCGATGTACTGCATGTCTGATACGTCGCCGCTAAACCCAACTACAGCCGAATCGCTGAATACGCGGAGACGCTTGACGTCGGTAAAACGGGCGAGCGATCCATATGATGCTGTATAGTTCAAACGTTAGAAAATGGCCACGAGGCGAAAGTGAAATGGTAGAATTGTACCTAAGTTATCAGCAGCAATAGCAACGCCTCCGTTGAACTTGACGGCTAGAACCGACGTTCCAGTGACAGCTGGAGATTGAGTGTGAGTTTTAGGACCAGTAGTCTGGAGATAAGATGAATCGTATGTTCCATAGACATCGTCCCTGGGCTTACCACAAGGTCAGAATGAAAACAATTAATGGCTGGGCGATGGGACTCTTACCCGACCCCAGGTTCCAGGAAAGTGATCCATGGTGGTAGTAACTTgcttggggttgatgctggaGATGTATAAGAAGGACCAGCTACTAAGCGCTTAAAAAAGAGCTGGCAGATAATTTATGAGGGAAACTTGTATCACGAAGCACAAAGGCTGATGAGATAGACACGAGCTTAGGCAGTCGTGGAGCTGACGGAGCTCAGTTACGTGAGCCAGGCAAGGTATCGCGCCAGGCGGTGAACCCAATCCACCGCCCATTACAGAGTGGACTACGTTAGTATTACAGACAGAAGGGCAGTCCCAAAACTCTTTCACATTGTCATGGCTTTATTCCAGGGGagttttttttgtttttattttttttctgaTAAAAAAGGTCTCGATTTTGGGCAAATTTCAATTGAAGTTTTCGTTATGTAGGCTTACTTCTCTCGTGTAGTCAGTTCCTAAGTTCCTAAGTGAAGGCTTAATTTCAATAACCCCTCATCACTAGAATCTTATGCATCAAGGCCAGAACCGAAGGGTATAAAAAGCAGCAAATTGTTTGGAAACAGAGACATTCCCGGATTATCATTAGCGTGGTCTTTATCTAGATTGCGAGGCAGGACCCGGTCGACTTGAACCTGATACAAACTCAACCATGTCCCTTTGGCCCCTCAACCTGCTGTCCTCCGCTTTGACATTGTGTTCCTTCTGCGCTCTCAACAGCTGTTCCTTATAACCCCAATATGGCAATTTTGATATGTTCCATAAGTCAGGTGGCAAGGAACTGGAGTATTGCGCTTGATCATCTATACCGGCATGTTCCATCAACTTTCTCAATAAGCTTGGGTTCTTGAGAGAAGCTGAGCCCGCTAGCTTGTCGTTAAAGTGAACATCTTGTTTCTTCAACGACAGGAAATGCGCAAACTTCGCATTTGCCGAGGGATTTGGCGAACCTGGGGGTGACGGTGGTATATCCAGGTTTGGAACTGGTGGCAGGGTTAAGTCATGAATGAACGTACGAGATGTCGATGACTGCTCGTCAACTGCTTGTCGAGTCTCAAATTCCTCATGCATCGGTCCAAGTACAGGTCCGCTAGGTTCTCGGTCGAAGGTAGTTTCCGATACTACTGCGGGCTGGGCTTTCGATGTATATTGAACTATCAAATATTATAAGTCCAGACGCAACCAGTTTtggtataaatatagcttacTTTTATTGTGTTGCGTCTCTAAATTTTCAGCTTGTGATGCTTTCATTTGTTGCTGACGGGTGGTAAGCGGTCATTATTTCAAATCACAAAGTCGAAGTCAGCTATCCCAGGTGCATACTTTTGGATTAAATGCCGGTTTCTTTTCAAATTCGTCCTCACTACTGCTTTCATAATCCCCAAGGCCCAACATGATTCGCAGATTGTGATTAACGGAGGGTCTGAACCAAGCAAGTTCGAAGTGTATTTCGTAGCCAAGTCTCCAGTTGTTCTGGGGTGGTCACTTCTTTGGAGGGTACTGGAGATAATCTAGCCGACTAACgtaatagaaatataataaaacaGTGAATGATACATATAGCGCGTAGCAGATCCGAAGCCATGTACTAGAAGTATTACAGGAGTATAAAGTTCAGAATTGTCCTGCTATCGAGATGTTACATAAGCAAGAGGCAGCTAACTAACTACGTAGTTAGCAGCGCGTCACTGGAAAGAGCTCCATTGAACATCTACACTGCTTCCATACCACTTCTTATAATTTCCACAAGACCAAATCGGACACAATTTACTTCTTTTGGAAGCTAATACGTTTGATATTCTGCGATCCGAAGCTTTACAAGATGACAAGTCTCATCGCGCCCAACCCTCTCAACGATTCTGTCGGATACTCGTTCTCCCAACCCACAAGTGCTGGAAACAAGGAACACTCATTCTACCCGTAAAGTCTTAACAattttaatatcttactCACGGGACTAACATATGTTAGGTACACCGATAACGGAGGCTCGGTACTAGGAATTACAGGCAAGGATTTTGCCGTCCTTGCTGGCGACACTCGCTCCACTTCGGGATACAGCATCAACTCCCGCTACGTCCCAAAGGTGTTTAAGattggaggggaggatgaaaCCGGCAAAGGCGCTCACATTATCCTGTCGGTAGTGGGGTTTGCTGCTGATGGGCTCGCACTCAAGGAGAGACTCGATGCGGTGGTGAAGATGTACAAGTACCAACACGGGAAGCCTATGAGCGTCCGGGCATGTGCCCAACGACTGTCAACCATTCTTTACCAAAAGCGATTCTTCCCATATTATGTCCAAGCTATTCTGGCTGGCCTAGATGAGGAAGGTAAGGGAGCTCTATACGGTTACGATCCGGTAGGATCTTATGAAAGAGAGCAGTGCCGGTCCGCAGGAGCTGCTTCTAGTTTGATCATGCCATTTTTGGACAACCAAGTCAACTTGAAGAATCAGTATATCCCTGGAAGCGGAGAGGGACACGCCTTGGAGGCTAAAAAGCCCGAGCCAATGTCCAGGGAAACGGTGGAAAAACTTGTTCGAGATGCATTTACCAGCGCGGTTGAAAGACACATTGAGGTTGGAGACGGCCTACAAATGTTGGTCGTTACGGAAAACGGGATAGAGGAGGTCTACCACTCTTTGAAGAAGGACTAAAAAATTCCAGACCTAGCTCCTGTTAATAACCTGGTATCTCGCCAATGAGCGGAATCAAGATTTTCTCCTTTAAATGTTGTATGGACAAAATATGGCAATCCGGTTTAAAACTTTTCGTCATCAGATATATCATGTAGAACCCTCATATAAACCAACCAATAACGCCGATGTCATAAATGAAAGCAAAATGACCGTAAAAATGTTTAGAAtcgctccttcatccgcgCTGCCACTTTACGCAGATTACCATAAACTTTCCCCTAATAAAAGTCAGTAGGCAGACtttaaaataaagaaaggATATGTAGGTCACTTACTGGAGGAGCACCCAAAATGAGACTAACGATAGCCTCCTGGCCTGCATTGATGTTCTGGAAACGCCCCAAGACGTGAATCTTCTGATCAGCAATAACAATTCTTGTCCTGCTCGCATTCTCGATTGCATGTCTCGTTCGCCCGTCTTTACCAGCAATGCGGCCAATTGCGCGACTAAGATGCTCTCCATTCAAAGATGCCTTGACGTCTCGAATCTCGAAGGAGCGGATGTAGAGGTCATCCAACCTCAGTAATGCGATGGCATCATCAATGTCAAATCCGAGTGTGAAAGCCTTGACAAAATCTTCGCCCTTCTGTAGAGCCCCTGTATCTGTGGTGAACTTGGATGTGCGTAGCTCTACCGCCCGATTTTTGATGTTCATTCGCACCTGTAATTTAAGATGCTCGACCAACGGGGGGTAAATTTTTGGCCAGTTTGCTTTCAGTGGAGTCATTCTGTGTGGCGGAACAGGAACTTTCCGTGTCTCAACCCGATATGCAGTTGGGGTATCTTTCGCAGGTGTAAAAATTGGTCGGCCTTCCATATCGATACGCATGTCGCTATCCTCCGTGGAGTCcactggaagaagaacatcaTTCAGATTCGTTGTATCTTGAGCGTCGATTAAGACTTCCTCATCTTGTTCTATGGTGTTGTTAGCCTTGGGGTCAGTTCAAATAATCCATCGAGTACGAACCCTGTGTAAGAGGGGCAAAAGGTGTCTCGGCCGTGGAAGCATCTGACGCCCGGAGTGCCGTTGGGGCGGGCATATTGTGTGAAGTATTCAGAAGTATCCGAATCCACTTCAGGCTATTCCCTTTCCTAGTTTCACCTTTCTAGTTGGCAGGACAGCAAGAAATTCTCTGATGTTGAAAAGAAGCACGGACTTTCGTGCGGAAGGCTTAAATTTTAGTTGCAAACAAGCCAAACAAGTCCCAGATAACAGGGCAGGCGGGATGATTTCATGGGCTAAATTTGCTTCAGCGTCGGCATTCGTCACAGCACACGATTACTCCATCTTGTTTCTGCGCACTTCGTactttattactttattttatctGCTGAGTTATTCCCCAGATTTCCCGCTTTATAGCGGGCTGTACAGCATGTGACAGGGAGAATGTCTGGTATCTTCGGACGCAAGCTGTACACGACCTTCTGGGAGACGGCAAGTCCGTTTCTAGGACGAGGGTTGCGCGTCAATCGCACTCAATATCTCCCCGATACAGTCTCCGAACCCGCCCACGACTTTGTCTTCAAAAGACATGCCAAAAGGTTTTCAACCGCAGCCCCCCGCAAGACAAAACAAATCACACGGCGGTTCGCCTCTGGAAGCTTCCTTGTCCTCGGTGTCTCTCCCAGTTCTCCTGCAGTAGAGACTGGGGCAACATGTGCAATCACTTCAGAAAAAATTTCCTCGCATAGGAAATTTCCATTTGATAGACGGCTTCCACAGACCATATCTTATAATATACAAACACGGGGCTTTCAAACGAGAAAGGATAACGCTTTGAAAACAAGCACACGAACCGACGCTAGCAACAAACCAGGCGCAAAAGATGCTGAAAATGATCATGGAAAGGAAGCACCGGGCGCAAAAACGATGAATCGTTGGAATAAACACGAAACTGCTCCGTCGAACCGGCATTTAATCAACCGTTTACCACATATGCCGCACATCCATCGCCCCACGAAAGAGGAGCTATTGGCCGCTGCAACTGGTTTCTGGTCAAGACTCAAGGTACGATTCAAGTGGTTTTCTATTCGAAGTGTCCGTCCATTCAACCTTGATGAAATAACCGCGCTTTTCTCTTGGGTCCTTTTGGGCCATGTTGTCTGGATTGTTTTGGGAACAACgactttcttctccttgttaATCATTGCGATAAATACCGTGTTTGCTCAAGGTAAGTGTGAAATCTTCTGACTGTCTACTTATTGTCGATACTAAGATTGATAGAAACTCTGGCTGGATGGATTGGTAACTATCTTACCAAGTCATCTGGTGTTAAAGTGGTATTCGAATCTGCTATCGTCCCTAAATGGAGGGATGGCGTGATTACTTTCAAGAATGTCTTTGTATCGAGGCGGCCTGGTCAAGGAACTGGCCATGTCAGCAAAGGCTCCTCGAAGACCGCtgcagccgccgccgccgctgccctAAGTGACCAGGCTACCACCGATTTGACAGAACGCGGCCcactggaggaggaagaagacatcaATTACACACAATTTGACGTTTCAATAGAAACGGTGAATGTAACACTATCATTCGGGAGGTGGATAAATAGTAAGGGGCTTCTTCGCGATGTCGAAGTGAAAGGTGTACGGGGTGTGGTTGATCGCAGATCCGTCTATTGGTCGGACGACTCACTCGATCCCAAATCATATCGTCACGAGCACAATCCTGGGGATTTTGAAATTGATTCGTTTAAAATGAGCGATCTGCTTGTGACAGTTTATCAGCCTAATAACTTTAGACCATTTTCCGTGAGTATATTC is a window of Aspergillus puulaauensis MK2 DNA, chromosome 4, nearly complete sequence DNA encoding:
- a CDS encoding HCNGP domain-containing protein (COG:S;~EggNog:ENOG410PPRM;~InterPro:IPR012479;~PFAM:PF07818;~go_process: GO:0006355 - regulation of transcription, DNA-templated [Evidence IEA]), with the translated sequence MLGLGDYESSSEDEFEKKPAFNPKQQMKASQAENLETQHNKIQYTSKAQPAVVSETTFDREPSGPVLGPMHEEFETRQAVDEQSSTSRTFIHDLTLPPVPNLDIPPSPPGSPNPSANAKFAHFLSLKKQDVHFNDKLAGSASLKNPSLLRKLMEHAGIDDQAQYSSSLPPDLWNISKLPYWGYKEQLLRAQKEHNVKAEDSRLRGQRDMVEFVSGSSRPGPASQSR
- the MDM31 gene encoding mitochondrial distribution and morphology protein (BUSCO:EOG092615Y4;~COG:S;~EggNog:ENOG410PFEP;~InterPro:IPR012571;~PFAM:PF08118;~TransMembrane:2 (o229-256i692-712o);~go_component: GO:0005743 - mitochondrial inner membrane [Evidence IEA];~go_process: GO:0000001 - mitochondrion inheritance [Evidence IEA];~go_process: GO:0007005 - mitochondrion organization [Evidence IEA]); translation: MSGIFGRKLYTTFWETASPFLGRGLRVNRTQYLPDTVSEPAHDFVFKRHAKRFSTAAPRKTKQITRRFASGSFLVLGVSPSSPAVETGATCAITSEKISSHRKFPFDRRLPQTISYNIQTRGFQTRKDNALKTSTRTDASNKPGAKDAENDHGKEAPGAKTMNRWNKHETAPSNRHLINRLPHMPHIHRPTKEELLAAATGFWSRLKVRFKWFSIRSVRPFNLDEITALFSWVLLGHVVWIVLGTTTFFSLLIIAINTVFAQETLAGWIGNYLTKSSGVKVVFESAIVPKWRDGVITFKNVFVSRRPGQGTGHVSKGSSKTAAAAAAAALSDQATTDLTERGPLEEEEDINYTQFDVSIETVNVTLSFGRWINSKGLLRDVEVKGVRGVVDRRSVYWSDDSLDPKSYRHEHNPGDFEIDSFKMSDLLVTVYQPNNFRPFSVSIFSCDLPQLRKQWLFYDFLSANMMSGSFDNSLFTIHPRQTHSFTGAQLDNGAGDDGKPTPWKKHSRIRIDALNIDHLNRGVEGPFGWIHEGAVDIVADIMFPADNDESIAKVMADLYDRLEATVTSNQYTEDSTLHESNEPDEARVSDDRRFLVTDLRLHLNNVRAVVPIFTRDLSYINNALIRPIVAYINSRRTFIPVNCRLVKKVGDFDGSWTIYDSGLMDDLSAAVYDAFAHDVVDEQARKRRFKKVGFWSLQLAAQAIFMGMAGNIA
- the pre4 gene encoding proteasome core particle subunit beta 7 (BUSCO:EOG09263XZN;~COG:O;~EggNog:ENOG410PGKS;~InterPro:IPR029055,IPR001353,IPR023333,IPR016295, IPR016050;~MEROPS:MER0001711;~PFAM:PF00227;~go_component: GO:0005839 - proteasome core complex [Evidence IEA];~go_function: GO:0004298 - threonine-type endopeptidase activity [Evidence IEA];~go_process: GO:0051603 - proteolysis involved in cellular protein catabolic process [Evidence IEA]) gives rise to the protein MDHFPGTWGRPRDDVYGTYDSSYLQTTGPKTHTQSPAVTGTSVLAVKFNGGVAIAADNLASYGSLARFTDVKRLRVFSDSAVVGFSGDVSDMQYIDRLLESIDIKENYSAHGNQLNAKNLHTYLSKVFYKRRSEFNPLWNHILVAGFDSDKKAFLSSADLLGTTFSAPHLATGFGAHLAIPILRRLFPEDRPIEEISKEEAVSALKDCLKVLWYRDARSMDKYSLALITQDGIEVHEDQQIEAQSWAFAESIKGYGAQAV
- the PNO1 gene encoding pre-rRNA-processing protein PNO1 (BUSCO:EOG09264SQJ;~COG:A;~EggNog:ENOG410PG9H;~InterPro:IPR004087,IPR039912,IPR036612;~go_function: GO:0003676 - nucleic acid binding [Evidence IEA];~go_function: GO:0003723 - RNA binding [Evidence IEA]), with product MPAPTALRASDASTAETPFAPLTQEQDEEVLIDAQDTTNLNDVLLPVDSTEDSDMRIDMEGRPIFTPAKDTPTAYRVETRKVPVPPHRMTPLKANWPKIYPPLVEHLKLQVRMNIKNRAVELRTSKFTTDTGALQKGEDFVKAFTLGFDIDDAIALLRLDDLYIRSFEIRDVKASLNGEHLSRAIGRIAGKDGRTRHAIENASRTRIVIADQKIHVLGRFQNINAGQEAIVSLILGAPPGKVYGNLRKVAARMKERF
- the prs3 gene encoding proteasome core particle subunit beta 6 (BUSCO:EOG0926457R;~COG:O;~EggNog:ENOG410PHF4;~InterPro:IPR035202,IPR029055,IPR001353,IPR023333;~MEROPS:MER0005692;~PFAM:PF00227;~go_component: GO:0005839 - proteasome core complex [Evidence IEA];~go_function: GO:0004298 - threonine-type endopeptidase activity [Evidence IEA];~go_process: GO:0051603 - proteolysis involved in cellular protein catabolic process [Evidence IEA]), producing the protein MTSLIAPNPLNDSVGYSFSQPTSAGNKEHSFYPYTDNGGSVLGITGKDFAVLAGDTRSTSGYSINSRYVPKVFKIGGEDETGKGAHIILSVVGFAADGLALKERLDAVVKMYKYQHGKPMSVRACAQRLSTILYQKRFFPYYVQAILAGLDEEGKGALYGYDPVGSYEREQCRSAGAASSLIMPFLDNQVNLKNQYIPGSGEGHALEAKKPEPMSRETVEKLVRDAFTSAVERHIEVGDGLQMLVVTENGIEEVYHSLKKD